TATATTTCACCGGTTCTTTCGGCATCACAAGTCTTACTTGAACCACATCTTCTGCTTCACCACGTCGTAATTCCAGTGATTCAGCTACTGGTTCGTAAAGACTGTGCTTTGGTTTAGGCTCTGCATATTCAAAGCCTGGTTTACCGAAGTCTGAATCTGACCAAGGATGTGTTTGCTTTAAATTGCTCATATACGTTTCAAACCAATGATTATAGTTTTCCTGACCGAAAGTTTCATAAGTAAATAGTCCAAGAGCATGTCGTTCATCTGCCCACTGTTTCTCTTTACTGTCATGTAGTGAAACAATAGAACCGTTAAAATCAAAAGCAACGTCGAAAGTACCTAGCTGATATTTCTTTCTAAAATTCAGATCTTCCGTCGCTTCTAGCTGTTCGGGCCCGCCTTTGATTCCAGCTAGTGCCTCTTCCATCTCAGACCGTTTCTCTTCATCTAAAGCAGACAATGCTTTATTTAAATAATCTCTTTGTTCCTTCCACGAGCTTTCAAAGACTTCATAACTATAATTCTTTTCTTTTTTTAGGAAAAGCTCTTTTGAGTTTTCATCCATTTCGTTCATGGCAAAAGCACCTATATAACCATACTTATCAGGAATCATATCCGTATCAAAACTATTGTTTTGTCTCGCTCTAGTAAAATCGGATTTTGCATAATTCGTATAGTCAGGCAAGTATTTCTTTAAATCCATTCCCCACGTATGCTCAGCTATTAACGACAACTGATCACTTACTTCTTCATATTCTTCAGTACCTGGAACAAGTTTCCCATCGCGAAGCCATTCAGAACGCTTTCGAATAAACTCCCGATAACCTGCTAGTTTATAAGGATCCGTCCCTGCCCCGTGAATCCACGTATCGCCAATTTCTTCTTGAACCACTGGGAGTTTATCTTTCACCTTAAGCAATTCCTTTGCGAAAGCATCCATCGTAGAAGCTTTAATCGTCGCACCTGGAAACTTTTCTGCTAACTCTTCAAATTGTTCACGAATTTCATCCGGTGATGAAGGCCCGCAATTATCACCTGTGTGCGCAAAAACTAATGCATCTTCTAAACCTTCAACCTGAACAACTTCCCCGTAATTATCTGCATAATTGACGATCACTTCTGACCCATCTTCTGCTCTCCAGCGAAATAGTTTCGGTAATTTCGGAACCTTAGAAGCAGGATTCACTCCGAGGTGTAAATATTTAATGCCGGATTTCACTATATAAGGTACCATCGAAATCGTATGTCCAGGAACATCTGTCATCTTTGCAGCAATCGTCGTTTTATCAAACTTTTCGTCCAGCTTTTTCGAAACCGATAACCCATACTCTAGTAAATCTGGATTAAGCAATTCAGTATGAGTCGTAAATGGCAGTCCATGCCACGCGATATGCCCATTGTTAATCGCTTGAACCATTTTTTCACGATCTTCTTGTGAGGAAACCTTTAAATAGTGGTTAATGAGCCATGAACCAGTTGTCCACAAAAACCTTTCTCTCCCGCCAGCTTCTTCTAGCTTCTCTGCTAATTCGATTGCTTTTGGAATATATAAATTCACGTACTGATCGATAACGTTTTCCGCAAGATCTGTAAATCCTATATCTAAATGAGTTTTAAAAATAACATGAACTGTTCGAATCATCGTCTAAGTTTCTCCTTTATTTAGAATGTCGTTTGGTGCATGATCCACCCCATCTTATAAGGATTTATATAATGTAACCGTCCTTACATCTTCCGATAAAATGAAACAGTATAAATGATCTTTACAATGCCAGTTATTAATAACGACGAGCTTTTTCCAGATTTGCTTCTTTATCCTCATATGCCTTTTGAACAGTAGGTTTCTCAGATACTTCCGCAACTCCAACGTGCCACCATGAACCATAACCATTTGTCATCGTTTTAGGCAAAACTTTTACATCTATGAGAGTGGATACCGATTGTTTTTTCGCATCTTCTAATGCATCTCTCAGCTCTTCTACTGTCTTTACTTTATAGGTTTTTACACCATAACCGGCAGCACTTTGAGCAAAATCAATCGTCATGATTTCACCATCGAGCTTTCCAGTTTCTGAGTTTCGGTACCTGAATTCTGTATTAAAACTTCCCATCCCATTTCCCATCTGTAAATTATTAATACAACCAAAACCAGAATTATCTAGTAAAACGACGTTAATTTTTCTTCCTTCTTGTATACTAGTCACTAATTCAGAATGAAGCATTAAATAGCTTCCATCACCAACCATGACATACACTTCTTTATCTTGTTCAGCAAGCTTCACACCAAGTGCACCAGAGATCTCGTAGCCCATACAAGAATAACCATACTCCATGTGATATGTATTCGGCTGTTTTGAAACCCACATTCTTTGTAAATCACCAGGCAAACTGCCGGCTGCCCCCACAACAATCGAATCATCATCAATTGCTTTGTTTACTTCTCCGATGACTTTTGTTTGTGTCAACGTAGACTGGAAAGCTTCTTTGTACTGATTTAATGCTTCATCTAGTTGACCTGCCACTTCTGGGGTAAAGTCATCTTCCATATATTCAATATCGTATAAGCGAGAAAGTTCCTGTTCCCACTCGTTTTTCACTTTACTAATCGCATCACCATACGCTGCTTGGTAGGAATCCAGAGACAACTCCTCATCTAAAGCCTCTAATGTCAGTTTCGCATCAGCAGCAACTTCTACAGCATCTAATTTTCCAGCATGATAATCTGAGACATTGATTGTTAAAAAGTCGACACCTTCATTTTGAAATAGCTGTTTTGAAGCTGTGGTAAAGTCTGTAAATCGCGTACCAATTCCAATGACTAAGTCTGCCTCTTTAGCAACCTTATTAGCAGCCAAGTTTCCAGTCACGCCAACACCACCAAGGTTATACGGGTGGTTACTCTCGATCACACTTTTCCCGGCTTGTGTTTCAGCAAATGGAATGTTGAACGTTTCTGTGAATTTCTTTAAAGTCTTTGCAGCTTCTGAATAGCGAACTCCCCCACCACTTATAATAACTGGCTTTTTCTTTTTCTTAATAAGAGCGGTCGCTTCTTTAACTGCATCCTTTGAAGGAATACGGCGTTCAAACCGATGCACTCTCTTTTTAAAGAAATATTCCGGGAAGTCCCACGCCTCTCCTTGAACATCTTGTGGTAAAGAGATTGTGACTGCACCTGTATCAGCTTGGTCTGTCAATACTCTCATCGCATTAATTAAAGCAGACATTAACTGCTCAGGTCGATTTATACGATCCCAAAATTTACTGACAGCCTTAAAGGAATCATTGGTAGATACCGTTAAATCATGCGTTTGTTCGATTTGCTGTAAAACCGGATCAGGCTGTCTTGAAGCAAATACATCCCCAGGTAGTAACAATACAGGAATCTGATTTGCTGTCGCTGTCGCTGCAGCAGTTACCATATTAGCAGATCCTGGGCCAACAGATGACGTACAAGCCATGATTTGCTTTCGATGTTTTTGTTTTGCAAAAGCAATTGCCGCATGAGCCATTCCTTGCTCATTTCTTCCTTGATAGACATTTAACTCTCCTGGGTTCTCTTCTAAAGCCTGACCTAAACCGAGTACATTTCCGTGTCCGAAGATTGTAAATACCCCGTCGATGAATTTATGTTCGACACCATCATATTCAACATACTGCTCATTTAAAAATTTCACTAACGCTTGCGCCGTTGTCATTCGAATTGTCTGCATATCGACAGCCCCTTCTAAATAAAGGATTTTGCAAACATAAATTTTTCCTTAAGTTTGCAAGTAGAAATACAATTAGAAAGAGACGCTTCAAAAGGCGTCTCCCCTATTCATTTATACATTACCAGCGTGCGGTAACCATTTTCTTTCTTGTAAAAAATTCTACTCCGTCTGTTCCATTGGCATGCAAGTCTCCATAGAATGAATCTTTCCAACCTGAAAATGGGAAAAATGCCATCGGAGCAGGGACACCAATGTTGACACCTAACATTCCGGAATCAATTTTTTCACGGAACTTACGAACACTGCCTCCATCTTTCGTATAAATGCATGCACCATTTGCAAAGTTAGATTGATTAGCTGTATCAATGGCTTCATCAATATCCTTCACTCGCACAATGGATAAAACAGGAGCAAAGATTTCGTCTTGCCAAATTTTCATTTCTTGTGTCACTTCATCAAAAATTGTTGGCCCTACGAAATAACCTTTGTCATTTACAGCCTTATCTTCTCTGCCATCTCGGACAAGACGAGCACCTTCTTCAACACCTGTTTCAATGTATTTTAATGTACGCTCTTTATGTTCTTTTCGAATGACAGGTCCTAAAAATACACCGTCATCGAGACCATTTCCGATTTCAATGCTATTCGCTTTTTCCTCCAGCTTCTCAACTAATTGATCTGCGATGCCTTCTTGAACAGTAACAACAGCGGCTGCCATACAACGCTCACCAGCAGAGCCAAATGCAGCACTGAAAATTTGTGTTGCTGCTACATCAAGGTCAGCATCATTTAGTACGATAGAATGATTTTTAGCACCGGCTAATGCTTGTACTCGCTTTAAATTTTCTGTTCCTCGTTTATAGACATATTCAGCAACTGGTTGCGACCCGACAAATGAAATGGCCTTAATTTGTTTATGATCGAGCAGTCCATTAACAACGTCATGAGCACCATGAACAATATTTAATACCCCTTTTGGTAAACCTGCCTCAGCAAATAACTCTGCTAACCGTATCGCCAAAAGAGGAGTCCGCTCTGATGGCTTAAGCACAAATGCATTTCCGCATGCAATCGCTAATGGGAACATCCAGCAAGGGACCATCATCGGAAAGTTAAATGGTGTAATCCCCCCTACTACTCCAATTGGATAACGGTACATCCCTGATTCAATACCGGTTGCAATATCTGGAAGTTGTTTTCCCATCATAAGTGTAGGTGCTCCAGCAGCGAATTCTACGCACTCAATTCCTCTTTGAACTTCACCATAAGCCTCACTGTAACTTTTACCATTTTCAACTGTTATAAGTTCAGCTAATTCTTCCCAATGCTCTACGAGTAATTGCTGATATTTAAACAAGATTCGAGCACGCTTTGGTACAGCCACTTGTGACCACGTTTCAAATGCTTCTTCAGCTGCCTTCACGGCTTGATCTACATCTTCTTTTGTTGATAAAGGTACCTCAGCGACTACTTCTCCTGTTGCCGGGTTATATACTGGTTCTTTATTTGAAGAAGCAGAATCTACCCACTCTCCATTTACATAGTTTTTTACCGTTTCTTTTTGAATGACTTTACCCATTTTGCAGCTCCCCTTTTCTTTTGCAAACTGAATGATTCATATGGTCAATAAGTTAGACTAGTTTATTTCTTCTGCTGTTTCCAAAAACTCTTCAATCTCATCAACTGAAGGCATTGCATCTGAACAGCTATGCTTTGAAATCACTATTGAAGCAGAAGCACTGCCTAGTCTCATCGCAGTAGGGACATCATACCTTTTCATCAACCCATACATAAAGGCAGAGGCATATGAATCTCCAGCACCGAAAGTTTTTAATACCTTTGTTTTAAAGATCCCACCTTGATAGCTTTCCCCTTCTTTTGTATAAGCGATAGAACCTCCTGATCCATGTTTAATTACAACGATTTTCGCATGGTAAGAAAACCACTTATCTGCTGTCACTTTGTCATCTGATTTTTCATAGTTTAATAGTTTCTCCATCATGTCAAATTCTTCACGAGTTCCAATAATGACATCGCATTTTTCTGCTGCTAAGTTATAGTAAACAGCCGTCTCGGCTTCAGACTCCCAAGTATAAGGGCGGTAATCAAGATCAAAAAACACAACAACGTCGTGCTTTCTCGCATATTCTAATGCTAAAAATACCGCTTCTCTTGAAGGGCTTTTTGCTAGAGCTGTTCCTGAAATTAACAACGATTTTGATCGCTTAATATATTCTTCAGAAACGTCTGAGGTGTCTAAGTTCAAGTCAGCAACATTGTCTCTGTACATTAAAATACTGCAATCTTCCGGGCTTTTAATCTCTGTAAAGGCAAGTCCGGTTATGGCTCCAGTTGTATCTGTAACCACACTCTCTGTATTAATTTTGTTCTCTTCTAAATAACCTGTAATAAAACGCCCCATTTGATCGTCTGAAACTTTACCAACAAAACCCGTTTTAAGCCCAAGACGAGAAGTTCCAATCGCGATATTTGCCGGGGAACCACCAACATATTTCGTAAATGTTCTTGTTTTTTCCATCGGTCTTAACGTTTCATTCGCATTTAAATCGACACATAACCTCCCAAGACCAATAACATCGAGGGAACGATTTTCTGGAAAAGTAATTCTATTATTCAAGTTAACTTCCTCCTTGCCAGCACATAAAGAGCTTTTATTTTTTCATCACATTTTCAAAAAGCCATTCATGGTCAGGATCATTACGGAACTTCCATGTACGTACAGGCCCGGCCATGACATTTAAGTAGTAAGAATGATACCCTGGAACAGCTGAAACCGGATGATATCCTTCAGGAACCATGACGACATTTCGATGTTCTACTGCCATCGTCTCATCCAACGTCCGGTCGTCCTTATAAACACGCTGGAAAACAAAACCACTGTCTGGATTTATTTCGTGATAATACGTTTCTTCTAAGTAAGATTCCTCATCTAAGTTGTTTTCGTCATGCTTATGAGGGGGATAACTTGAAGTGTTTCCTTCTGGTGTAAATACTTCAACTACTAGTAAACTATCTGCTAGTTCACCTTCAGGAAGGATGTTGTGAATCGTACGCTCCATCTTTCCATACCCTCGGCCTTCTACTCCTACTTTTGCAGGCGGTATTAAACGAGCTTCGTATGTCCCTTTTCCTGGAGCAAGGCATACGGCTAATTCAACATCTGTTAGTGCTTTTACTTCATATTGATCATCATTTGGTACGTAAACAGAATATGGTGGTATCCCATCAAAAACACTCATTCTTTCCCCTATATTTGTAAAAGATTGCTCTTTCGTATGTACATTGGCCTTGCCACTTAATAAAACAAGGCAAACTTCTTTATCAATGGTTTTATTTAGGAGTTCTTCTCCCTCTTTTAATGAATAGACTTCAAAACCAACATAATCCCATTTCGCAGATTCAGGTGTTACCTTTAATATATTTCCGTTTTCTTTCCGGTCATGTGGTTTAATGAGCAAGTTAGCCATTTGTTTACCTCCTCAACCTTACAGGGAAGCATTTTTTATTTATAATGAAGCTCCCATAAGTGAATTACCTATACCTTACTAATACCAGAACCTTTCGCTACATCGCATGAACCGCGAACATCAAATCGTGCGTTAACAATTTTTGATTCAGCCTTTTCATATTCGCCTACTCCGATTTGTGAAAATAACATCCTTACCGATTCATACCCTAATTGTGTCGCTTGCATATCCACGGTCGACAAAGGTGGATCCAGCTCATGTGATAGGACTAAATCATCACTTAAAGCTACGATAGAAACATCTTCCGGCACTGTTAAGTCAAGCTCCTTTAAGGCTCTTGTTGCCCCTAATGCTACTTTGTCTGTATCAGCAATAATCGCTGTAAAACGCTCTTTGTCGTTGTGAAAATTCTCCATGACCTTTTCGTAGCCATAAACACTAGGGTCTTGCTTTAAGCTTTCTTTAAAAATAACCTTTGATAATTGAGGAGACTTATTTAATTTATGAAAGGCTTGCAAGTACCCCTTTTCCCGTACTTTAGATACTGTCATAAGTGTAGGGGCGTTTAAGTAAAGGATCTTTTCATGGCCTTTATTCAAGAGATACGTTGTGATTTCTTCAGCAATCTCAACGTTATTGTTATCTACGTATGGAGCTTTGCCTAAATACTCTTCAGAGGGCTGACCGATAACAACAAAAGGGATATCAAAGTGTGTAAGATATTCCATACGGTTATCATTTGCACGAGGGTCTAATAAAATGACCCCATCCATCGCATCCCTTGAAATATAAGGAAGTTCCAATTGGTCTTGAGACAACGTATCGATTAATATTCGATAATTTTGCAGAGAGGCTTCCGTAATTACACCGTTAATTAAATTAGTATGAAATGTACTTAAAGATAGGTTTTTCGAATACGGTATATTTAAAGAAATCGTCATCGTTTTCTTCGTTACTAAACTGCGGGCGATATGATTTGGTGTATACTTTAATTCTTTTGCTGCTTCAAGTACTCTTTTTTTCACTTTTTCGCTGATCGGTCGCTTCTGACTAAAAACATTTGAAACCGTTCCTTTTGAAACGTTGGCTCTTTTTGCTACATCATCAATTTTAGCCATGAATCATCAGTCCCTTGCTTTCTTCAAAAAAATAGGATTACTTATCGCTTGAGGAGCAAAATGTTGTAGTTGCTTATCTTCTCCCCATAATTCCACACGATAAAAATGATTACTTAAATCGACTTGATATGTCAAATGATGATCACCGTCATTTAATTTATCCTCTACTGTTAATCCGTTTGATGAATAAACTTTTATCGTTCCGCCCTGAAAATTCTTAATGGAAACTTCTAATTTCAGTTCACCTGAGTTCTCATTAAAGGCAACAGTATCTCCCATCTCATAATCATTTATTGCTAAATCAAGAGTTGGCCCCTCTGGAGATGACGAAATAAAGACTTTCCCAAGCTTTATCGCATCTAAAATACCTTCTGGGCTATGGGTTGATGCTTTTATAAATGTAGTCGGACCACCATATCTGATCCATTCATCTGGACCGTGTTTATCACTACCACCTAGTGCAATCATCCTTTTCCCTTGCGTAAGCTGTTCTTGCCACCAGTTTAATGCTCTCAAGTTTCTCTCGCGCCATGGACCGTTCCAAATTTCAACAAAATCAAAATCAAATGCTTCAATCCCCCAGTCCCACCAGCAATGATCGCAATGAGGGTGGTTAACAGAAATAAGCGCTCCATTTTCTTCACCTTCAGCAATGACACGCTTCACATCATCAACCGTTTGACATCTAAAGTCAGAAAACGGCTTGTTAACACCATAAAAATTACTATGACCTCGGTTTGTAGTCAGCTCAACTGCCGGAATAATCACTAAATCTTCCTGAGGTTCGAACGCATAATTTTGGCTAAACGTATTGTGATCCGTTAAAGCAATGTATTCTAATCCTGCTTCTTTTGCATTGTCAATCACTTCTGATAATGAATAGGGAGAATCACTATGGTTCGAATGCATGTGCAAATCACCTTTAATCCATTGGGGTGCTTTAGGCTGCATTTCAATTTTCACTTCAACATTACAAATACCTGTTACTTCATACGCATTCAAGACGACTCCCCAATTTCCTGGAGTAATCTCTTCGATTAAATACCCTGGAGTAGCACGGTCTTCTCGGACAAAAATACTTCTTCTTGCACCTCCACTCCAGCCTTTCATCCCATTTGGACCTTCTAACCCTAGGTCGATTGTGTTTTCGTCTTCATTTTCTACCATTAAGTGAACAGTGATTTCTTCAATTGATTCAGGTACATCAAATGGAAGAGTGATATATTCACCTTGTTTTTCTTCTGGAATGTGTTCAGTAAGTCCCAAGCTGACTTTATCGTTTACTTTCAACTTTTCATTCATCATTCTTTCATCCCGCTTCCTATACCACCTAATCCTTTGTCAAATAGGGGTTGTAATGTGAAATAAAGAATCATCATCGGAATTGCTGCTGTTGTTGCACCAGCCATAATGAGTGACCACTCAATATTATGCTCCGTTTGGAACCTGGCTAGAGCAATTTGTATTGTGTACATCGATTCTGATCTAGCAACTGTCAAATGCCATAAGTATTCGTTCCAGTTCGCTAGGAATGTAAAAATCGCAACTAGACCTAAAGCTGGTTTACTTAACGGAAGGATAATTTTCCAATAAACTTGAAATTTCGTACAGCCGTCAATTGCAGCTTGATCATCCAAATCTTTCGGAATTGATAGGAAATATTGTCTTAATAAGAAGATCGCAAAACCTGTAACAGCTGTTGGAATAATAAGACCTGCATAACTGTCTAACCAGCCGGCTGGACCTGTAAATGGAACATTTCTAATCATCGCAAATAATGGAACAACCATTAATCCAGCTGGAACCATCATTGTCGCTAACACCCCAAGGAACAAGCCATTTCTTCCCGGGAATTCTAATCGCGCAAAAGCAAATGCTGCTAAAGAAGCAAAGAACACATTGATTGCTGTAGCCGTAGTGGCAACGATCACACTATTCATAAATGCTGTTGGCAAAATGGTCCCTTCCCAAATACGGATAAAGTTATCCCACCGAAATTCACTCGGTAATATTTGCGGTGGCCACGCCATGACATCACCTTGACTTTTTAATGCGGTTGTAAACATCCATAAATATGGGCCAACAAACCCAATTAAAACAAGGGTTGCTAATATATAAATAATAATTTTATTTATTCGTTTTTTCCTCGCCATGTTTACTCACTCCTTGAAGAAAGCTTTAAGTTCAACCATGTTACGATGAACAAGAATGGGAATATCAATAATGAAAGTGTAGCTCCATAGCCTACATAGTTAAACTCAAACGACTGTTGCCATACATATTTGATCGCTACGAGTGTACTGTTTCTTGGTCCTCCATCTGTTAATACGTCTACAATAGCAACAACCTGGAACGATCCGATAATTGACATAACCATACAATAAACGGAAATAGGCATGATCGTTGGAATCGTAATTCTCCAAAATTTATGCCATCCATTCGCACCGTCAATGTCTGCTGCTTCGTAATACGATTTCGGCACCCCCTCAAGTCCAGCAAGGAAAATAGGTATGTTATAAGAGGCCCCGCGCCATGCACCAACAAAAATCAAAATCATCATGGCCCAAAAAGGATCCAATAGCCAATTTGGCGGTGAACTAAACCCAATTGTCGTTAATATGTAATTCATAATTCCTAAATTGTGATCAAAGATCCATAAGAAAATCATTGCTGATACAACGTCAGAAGTTACAGCGGGTAAAAAGTAAAATACTTTATAAAAACGTTTTCCTCTAAAAGCTCTATTCAGTAAAACAGCGATAAGTAATGCTGCAAATAAACCTAAAAGCATCGAGCCAACAGTATAAACCATCGTATTTCCAATACTTTTCCAAAACATACCGTCAGACATTAAACGGGAATAATTATCCAGACCGGCAAATTGCGGGGATTCTGGTAATCGATAACGGTGAAAGCTAAGATAAACTAGGTAGATGATTGGAACAAATGAAAACGTAAATAATAAGGATAATGCTGGAAATACGAACATATAAGAGCCAAGATAATCTTTCCATCTGTTTTTCTTTTTCACTTTTGCAGGCAACGGCACTTGCTTTACAGTTTCTGCAGAACTATTTTGCTTTGGTATCATATATGTCACTCCTAATGATAGAGGAGGGTATACGACTAAGTCTGTATACCCTTCCTAGATAATCTCTTTATCCGTTATTGAGCTTCTCTTTCAAATGCTTCTTCTGCTAACCTTTGCGCTTCATTAAATGCCTCTTCGACGTCATCACCATCAAATACATTTCTAAACGCTTGCGCATGAGCTTGATTTGCTTCTGGGAAAGCCTCTAAATAATATTGTTCAGCATATGGTAATGTCTCAACAAATGGTGCTAATAGTGGATCAGCATAAAGCTCATCTTCATATAAATGTTCGACAACTGGATGTCTTCCCATTTCAGCAGCCATTCTGATTCCATACTTGTCAGAAATGATCCACTTCATTAATTCGAAAGAAATCTCTCTATTTTCAGAACCTCTAGGTACGAACATACTTCCTCCACC
The Bacillus shivajii DNA segment above includes these coding regions:
- a CDS encoding carbohydrate ABC transporter permease, with the translated sequence MIPKQNSSAETVKQVPLPAKVKKKNRWKDYLGSYMFVFPALSLLFTFSFVPIIYLVYLSFHRYRLPESPQFAGLDNYSRLMSDGMFWKSIGNTMVYTVGSMLLGLFAALLIAVLLNRAFRGKRFYKVFYFLPAVTSDVVSAMIFLWIFDHNLGIMNYILTTIGFSSPPNWLLDPFWAMMILIFVGAWRGASYNIPIFLAGLEGVPKSYYEAADIDGANGWHKFWRITIPTIMPISVYCMVMSIIGSFQVVAIVDVLTDGGPRNSTLVAIKYVWQQSFEFNYVGYGATLSLLIFPFLFIVTWLNLKLSSRSE